From one Lotus japonicus ecotype B-129 chromosome 3, LjGifu_v1.2 genomic stretch:
- the LOC130745408 gene encoding putative disease resistance protein At3g14460 gives MKLSIIFDKKIESRMHEILGNLLALSEVGGGFVLESGNQASQKFASKSLVIPKTGLAGMGRSRSRTTTPMKYDCIWDKLLHLRYLRINPVLAVRYSNFINMPYSTTNLKSLKLVGLNETLLEHKLAHSISHLRFLQSLDLSGTAIEDLPDSMCFLHYLTNLNLAGCSKLHKLSDSIGNFRLLEHLDLSGTAIEDLPDSMCFLYNLTNLNLAGCAKLQKLPGLIGNLRLLKYLNLSGTAIQELPDSTCFLHNLTDLVLAGCSKLQKLPDSIGDLRLLNYLNLSGTAIEQLLDSTCSQLSLVGCENLQELPIIQTQPDFIFLNVTGKIMVLEKEKTLKALSCMKSNIQPLRELNPHRTLIYSELVKEGRALPKLRPYNLELTNCFYGRQKEKDQVIEFLLSMSDSDDDSTNTGMPVLGIVGPGGIGKTTLTRVVYEDHKVKAWFELRVWLTFPSYQLDAETLARIMLGILKVDFDQDDVLQDLIPLLRKSFTGRRLLLVLDGCCVVHQWKILQACFECAARGSAIILATGTTEAALQMLADHVLHLDFLSMEHCWSVFSEHCFGNQRPGCSPQLEEVGRKILEKCGGVPLAAKMLGGLLHKKEYKEWVDIWRSPEWDRTNMDLPIPFVRLFYLDLPSQLKPCITYLVIFPKGYKFKKREVVLLWMAEGFIPQEYSETMEELGYKYFDFLVARSFLIRSHSGDSMDFTMHDMVHDLALSLANFHFSFDGNGDIVDTSGLISDMQYFERTSSELHGSRTEEDMNLKYSTYIADTSHGHGAQSPINANADVQNTFDLRTCFESLKVSNVLQLVNLPSSLLMNKCTNLAELYIIGCFSLKNLTEQWYPSSLRTLYLHKCRKLEFLLPFTCNFEFLEHLFIGSSCESMKSLTLNLFPKLKLLCIWDCPNLESLTIEESQSNNLSLESLDIRGCSNLVSFPAKGLLSPCLRSLSVSNCENLRSLPNYMNSLTSLQSVILNRCPELESLPEGGLPSCLKLLSIGFCDKLIPQKEWNLKSLHCLHRFEIESGCMGMKSFPEKDLFPINLNSLYISKLPSLEVLDYRGLQQLTALESLEINYCEKLSSLPEVLPSSLTFLGIKESPMLTQKLLNPVGADWFKIAHISNIKINDSVFSR, from the exons ATGAAGCTTTCAATCAT ATTTGATAAGAAAATTGAATCAAGGATGCACGAAATCCTTGGCAACTTACTGGCTTTGAGCGAGGTTGGGGGTGGTTTTGTTCTTGAATCAGGCAACCAAGCGTCACAAAAATTTGCATCAAAATCTCTTGTCATTCCTAAAACTGGTTTGGCCGGAATGGGTAGGAGTAGGAGTAGGACCACCACGCCTATGAAATACGACTGCATATGGGATAAACTGCTTCATTTAAGATATCTGCGGATTAACCCTGTCTTGGCGGTTAGATATTCCAATTTTATTAACATGCCTTACTCCACTACAAACTTAAAATCGTTGAAGTTGGTGGGTCTGAACGAAACATTATTGGAACATAAGTTGGCTCACTCAATAAGCCATCTTAGATTTCTCCAATCTCTTGACCTTTCTGGTACCGCAATCGAAGATCTACCTGATTCAATGTGTTTCCTCCATTACTTGACAAATTTGAATTTGGCGGGTTGTTCGAAATTGCATAAGTTGTCTGACTCAATAGGCAATTTTAGACTTCTCGAACATCTAGACCTTTCTGGTACTGCAATTGAAGATCTACCTGATTCAATGTGTTTCCTCTATAACTTGACAAATTTGAATTTGGCGGGTTGTGCAAAATTGCAAAAGTTGCCTGGCTTAATAGGTAATCTTAGGCTTCTCAAGTATCTAAACCTTTCTGGTACTGCAATCCAAGAGCTACCTGATTCAACATGTTTCCTCCATAACTTGACAGATTTGGTCTTGGCGGGTTGTTCAAAGTTGCAAAAGTTGCCTGACTCAATAGGTGATCTTAGGCTTCTCAATTATCTTAACCTTTCTGGTACTGCAATTGAACAGCTACTTGATTCAACATGTTCACAGTTGAGCTTGGTGGGTTGTGAAAATTTGCAAGAGTTGCCGATTATTCAGACACAACCTGATTTTATATTTCTTAATGTTACGGGTAAAATCATGGtgttagaaaaagaaaagactCTTAAAGCATTGTCTTGTATGAAGTCTAACATTCAGCCGTTAAGAGAACTCAATCCTCATCGAACGCTAATATATTCAGAGCTGGTGAAAGAAGGTAGAGCTCTGCCAAAGTTGCGACCTTATAATTTGGAATTAACCAATTGTTTTTATGGGAGACAAAAAGAAAAGGATCAAGTTATTGAATTTTTGCTATCCATGTCTGATTCCGATGATGACAGCACAAACACAGGCATGCCTGTGCTTGGTATAGTGGGCCCAGGTGGGATTGGGAAGACGACACTTACTCGTGTTGTTTATGAGGATCACAAAGTGAAGGCATGGTTTGAACTTAGAGTTTGGTTAACATTTCCTAGTTACCAACTGGATGCTGAGACTTTAGCAAGAATCATGCTTGGAATTCTCAAAGTTGATTTCGACCAAGATGACGTGTTGCAAGACCTGATACCTCTCTTACGAAAGAGCTTCACTGGAAGGAGATTGCTGCTTGTGTTGGATGGTTGTTGTGTTGTTCACCAGTGGAAGATCCTTCAAGCATGCTTTGAATGTGCTGCAAGAGGAAGTGCCATCATCCTAGCCACAGGGACCACGGAGGCTGCATTACAAATGCTTGCTGATCATGTTCTGCATCTGGATTTCTTATCCATGGAGCATTGCTGGTCCGTGTTTTCAGAGCATTGTTTTGGAAACCAGAGGCCCGGTTGTTCTCCTCAGCTGGAAGAAGTGGGAAGAAAGATCTTGGAGAAATGTGGGGGTGTTCCTTTAGCTGCTAAAATGCTCGGGGGTCTCCTACACAAGAAGGAATATAAGGAATGGGTGGATATATGGAGGAGCCCAGAATGGGATCGGACCAACATGGATCTTCCTATCCCTTTTGTAAGATTATTCTATCTTGATCTTCCTTCGCAACTAAAACCATGCATAACTTATCTTGTCATCTTTCCTAAGGGTTACAAATTCAAGAAGAGGGAAGTGGTCCTCTTGTGGATGGCAGAAGGTTTCATTCCGCAGGAATATAGTGAAACCATGGAGGAGCTTGGCTATAAGTATTTTGATTTTCTTGTAGCAAGATCATTTCTCATAAGGTCACATAGTGGTGACAGCATGGATTTCACAATGCATGATATGGTTCATGACCTAGCTTTGTCTCTAGCAAACTTTCATTTCAGCTTTGATGGAAATGGTGATATCGTTGATACCTCAGGCTTGATCTCGGATATGCAATATTTTGAAAGAACATCATCTGAGCTACATGGCTCCAGAACAGAAGAAGATATGAACTTGAAGTATAGTACTTACATCGCTGACACGTCTCATGGCCATGGCGCACAATCTCCAATCAATGCAAATGCTGATGTCCAAAATACATTTGATTTAAGGACTTGTTTTGAAAGCCTTAAAGTTTCAAATGTATTACAGCTTGTGAATTTACCATCTTCACTGCTGATGAACAAATGCACCAATCTCGCGGAGTTGTATATAATTGGTTGCTTTTCTCTCAAGAACTTGACTGAGCAGTGGTACCCCAGTTCCTTGAGAACCCTTTACTTGCACAAGTGCAGAAAATTAGAGTTCCTCCTACCCTTTACTTGTAATTTTGAATTCTTGGAACATCTGTTCATTGGTAGTAGCTGTGAATCTATGAAGTCTTTAACCTTAAACCTTTTCCCGAAACTTAAACTTCTTTGTATCTGGGATTGTCCCAATTTAGAGTCCCTTACAATAGAGGAAAGCCAGAGCAATAATCTTTCACTTGAGTCTCTGGACATTCGGGGTTGCTCCAATCTCGTGTCCTTCCCAGCAAAGGGATTGCTTTCTCCCTGTCTTAGATCACTTTCAGTCTCCAATTGCGAAAATCTTAGGTCACTTCCCAATTACATGAACAGTCTCACATCTCTTCAATCAGTAATTTTAAATAGATGCCCAGAACTTGAGTCATTACCTGAAGGGGGGCTACCTTCTTGTTTGAAGTTGCTGTCTATTGGCTTTTGTGACAAACTTATACCACAAAAGGAGTGGAATTTAAAATCACTTCACTGCCTTCATCGTTTCGAGATTGAAAGTGGATGTATGGGCATGAAGTCATTCCCAGAGAAAGACCTTTTCCCTATTAACCTCAACTCTCTTTACATCAGCAAACTCCCAAGTCTAGAAGTCTTGGATTACCGTGGGCTTCAGCAGCTGACAGCTCTTGAGTCACTGGAGATCAACTATTGTGAGAAACTAAGTTCCTTGCCAGAAGTTTTGCCTTCTTCCTTGACTTTCCTTGGCATCAAAGAATCCCCAATGTTGACTCAGAAGCTCTTGAATCCGGTAGGTGCAGATTGGTTCAAGATAGCTCATATCAGTAACATAAAAATCAATGACAGTGTTTTCTCAAGATAG